The segment TGCCAGTGCCATCAATGCCATCGATCACGAAGAACATGATGAATCTGAGGGCTGAGTTTGAAGATGGTCTACCATTTCATCAGCGTGGTAGCTGGAACGGACAAAAGGACCCGCAACAACCTGTTTGAAACCAAACTTGCGGGCACGGTGGGCAATTTCATCAAATTCTGCGGGTTCCAGAAACCGTGCAACTGGAATGTGCTTTAACGTGGGTGCCAGATACTGTCCCAGGGTCAGCACATCGCACTCAATTGCACGCACATCGGCGATCACATCAAAAAGCTCTTCGATCGTTTCACCGATTCCCAGCATCAGACCGGTTTTGGTGATAATGCCTGGATTTGTGTCTTTCACCTGTTTCAGCAGGTCTAAGGAACGCTGGTAATCTGCTCTACCACGGACTTTCCGATATAACCTGGGCACTGTTTCCAGATTATGGTTGTAAACTTCTGGCGTGGCTTGAATTACGCGATCAATCGCCTGCCGATTACCCATAAAGTCAGGTGTTAGCACTTCTACTGCAGAACCAGTCCGTTTCCGCACCTCCAGGATGCAACGGTAGAAATGTTCCGCACCACCGTCTTCAAGGTCATCGCGGGTAACCGAGGTGATCACTACATGCTTCAGCCCCAGCCGCAGTGCCGCTTCGGCTACGCGTGCTGGTTCATCGTCCTGGATCTCTTCCGTCACCCCACGTGGGGTGGAGCAGAAGCCGCACGGTCGGGTGCAAACGTTACCCAGAATCATAAATGTTGCAGTACGGCGGGAATAGCACTCGGGGCGGTTGGGACAGCGGGCATTTTCACATACAGTCTCAAGATTCAGGTCATCCAGCAAATTTTGTGTGAAGAAATTCTCATTTCCCTTCGGCAATGGGCGCTTTAACCACGCTGGTAAGCGGTGCCGAGACGGTGTGGAGGTTTCCTGATCCAAAAGTGGTAGCTGCAGCATTCAAACAAATCCATAGCAAGATTGTTAATTATTGTAGTGTCCCCACGGGCATTTCGTAGTTCATTTTGCTGATGGCTTGCCCGTTATCCTTTTCTCATTGAAGATTCCTATTGCGAAATAGATTTCACCACACTATTTGGGGGGATTCTTACTTCATCCAGAGTTGTATGTCGCCGATTGTAAAATTTGTGGTGTTGCTTACCTTTTCCAATCTGTTCATGACTTTCGCGTGGTATGCCCACCTGAAGGAAATGAACCAGAAACCATGGATTCTGGCCGCACTATTCAGTTGGGGAATTGCGTTATTTGAATACCTGCTGCAGGTGCCTGCAAACCGCATCGGGCACACAGCATTGAACGTGGGCCAACTGAAAATGGTTCAGGAAGTGATTACTTTGATGGTTTTCATACCATTTTCCGTTTTTTATCTGAAAGAACAGCTCAGGTGGGACTACCTGTGGGCAGCACTCTGCCTGTGTTGTGCTGTATTTTTTGTCTTCCGCACCAAATTATTTAGTTGAGTGTTATATAATTTCAGGTGAATATAATCGATGTGTTATTTTTCCAGCGTTTCCAGAAATTTCAGCATCTTTTGCGTTGTGTCTTCATAGTATTTGTTTTCGTTCCGCCCATAATTGAAAAATCCGTGCGGTTGGCCTTCGTATCCCACTAATTCGCACCGATTGCCCGGAAATTTTTTCATTTCCTCCTGAAATAATTCGACGGTGCGGTATGGCACTGTGGTGTCACCTTTCCCATGAAAAATGATCATCGGTGGCAGATTTTTCCCAACATGATGAAAAGGTGAAATCGCTTTTGGTTCGCATCCGAGCGATTTTGCATCTCGATTGCCGCCAAAGGTTTTTTCATTGAAGTCCACCACTGGGGCAATGATGACTGCTGGGTTGAACATGACAACGGCATTAGGTACAGAACTGACATTTTTATCATCTTTGGGATCATCCAGCCCAGGCAGCAGTGCAGTCGATGCTGCCAGATGCCCACCTGCAGAACCACCTGCCGCCACAATTTTGTTGGGAAGGATACCCAGTACTTTGGCGTGGGAGCGAACATAACGGATGGCGGATTTGGCATCGGCGACGCACTCAGTGGGCTTCACCTGATGCCGACTGGCAACGCGGTAATCCACAGTGATCGCGACATAGCCATGTTTGGCAAGTGTCAGGCATTGTTGCTCAAACTGTTTCGGTGTGCCGGAACTCCAGCCACCACCAAAAAAGAAGACCACTGCCATTCTGGGCTGATTTGGTGAATGGTCCTTTGGTGTGTACATATAGAGTTTCAAGGTGGTTTCCCCAACCGTTTTGTAGGTGATCTCTTTGGATCCTGGCAGGTCAGGTGGATAGTTTTTTTGCGCGGGCCGCTGTGCGAAAATTTGGCCATTCAGAATGAAGAACAGGCTAAAAACCATAAAAATTTGCTTGTACATGGACAGCCCCCCTAACTTTCATTAGTGCTAAAGATACCCCACTATCATTCACAATATTGGTTCCACAGCAAGCGGTAGGAAGATTTTCATGGGCATTGCAAAACAAACGGCTTCTTTGCTGGATGCCGCTCGAGATATTGCTCGTGCAATTCCGGCAGATGCAGTGCTGGTCCTTACCGAAATGAACCTGGATTGGAATGCCGTTTACTCCCACCTGAAGGGGTGTAAAGTTCTGGTGGCCACCGAAGAGGAGGCTCTTCGTGAGAAATTACGCAGTAATCCTGACCTCGATCTGATTGAACTGGATCGGGAGCCAGTCCCACAGCGGGAACGGTTGAGCCTGGCTCTGTTGAAAGCGGTGACCACGGGGCACCTGAAACCTGGCTCCCACCTGGTGGTGGTGTATAACGGGATCGCCACGCCGGAAGATTTACCAGAACCGATCGACAGCATCAGTTTAATTCACCTCAGTGAGCACCTGGAACAGATGACCCTGCAGGATCTGCGAGAGTTACAGACTGGGATTCCGGTGGAAACATTACGACTGGTGATTAACCTGTGCACCGAAATTGGCCGCGAAGGCCGCGAAGGCAAGCCAGTAGGCACCATTATGGTGGTTGGGGACACCAGAAAAGTGTTAAGCATGTCCCGCCCACTGAATTACAACCCATTCAAAGGATACAGCAAAGAAGACCGAGATCTGCGTCGAAAGTGGGTCCGAGAATCGATCAAGGATCTGGCACAATTAGATGGTGCCATCTTGATTGATGCGGATGGTTGTGCGGTGGCAGGCTGCCTGTCGCTGGAAACCGACAAAAAAGGCCTTGATGTGGGCAAAGGCTTTGGCACCAGGCACCTGGCGGCGGCGGGCATTAGCAAAAAGGCAAATTGTGTGGCGATGTGTGTCAGCCAGTCTTCGGGTACATTACGAATTTATTACGAAGGGAAAGAGGTAATGCACATCGAACCGCTCAATCGACCACATATCTGGCAACCGTTGCGCATTGAGGCACTGGAAGAACCAAACATGCCCAATACAGACGATAATGCCCCACCTTCTGTGAACTGATCACCCGAATTTTGTGCAGATTACTCTCGATGGTTCAATTTGCGTACAAGAGCCTCAATCGCAGCCAAGTTGTCATTATATTCCTGTTCGGCATTTGCAGAACTTGGGGAACGGATGCCATCAAACACCCCACGAACGACACCAGCATGATCCACCACCATTAATTTGGTGCTGTGATCATATTCTTCACCCGGCTTGGCATTGGGCACCCGATCGGCATGAATATGAAAGCCTTCATCCAGTAATTTCTGGATTGTTTCCTCTTTGCCTGTTAAAAAGAGCCAGCGATCAGCGTCAGCTCGAAAATTTTCCGCGTACTTCTTCAGTTCTTCTGGCTGATCCCGCACTGGATCGACGGTAAAAGTTACCAATCGAAAAGCGGATACATCTTTCAATTTGGTTTGCAGTTGTGCCATTGTTGCTGAAACCTGTGGGCATGGGCCAGTACAGCGGGTAAAGACAAACCCAGCCAGCCAGATTTTACCTCGCAAATCTTCTCGAGTGACCTGCTTGCCACTCCGCTCTGTCAGGGTGAAGGCGGGCACGATATAACCAGGATCTTCTCGTGGAGGCAACGAACTGGCAGTTCGTGGCGAGGTGTCGTCACAACTGATGAGAAATAAAAATCCCACGATCAGTGGCGGGATCAGTAACCGATTCAACAACAGATTTCTCCTGATAATAGATGCATACCTTATTCTCTTGTGACGAATTCATCGAGATTGAATAAGACCCGTGCCAGCAAAAACCGTGCTCCAAGTTCAACAGATTCTGGTGTGATCGTTTTCTGTTCCAGCAATTCAGTCAATTTTGTCTGATCGCTGGAAAGCATTTGCTGTGCAGAAGTGTAAAACCGATCCAGCCGAGTTAATTCTGCTGCCGTGGGAGAGCGACCCAGCACGCTGGCAAACATTGTGGGAATCAGCACCGATCGATCACTGGTGGTGAGAGTCCTCGCTAGCGCATGAGCGGCTTCAACAAAAACACGGTCATTTAACAGGGTCAGCGCCTGCAGGGGAGTATTGGATCGCTCTCGTTTGATGGCACAAACGTTCCCATCCGGACTGTCGAAGGTCATCAGCATTGGATACGGGCTGGTCCGTTGAAACCAGATGTATAGCCCACGCTGGTACCGTTCAGCGCCACGAGATTCTACCCATCGGGCACTGTTGGCGTAGGTCAGTTCCGAAATCCCAGGTGGTTGGGGTGGGCGGATGCTGGGTCCACCGATCTGCTGAGATAGCAGCCCGGAAGATCGCAGTGCATTATCCCGTAATAATTCTGCCGGCAAGCGGACACGGGATTGACGAGCCAGGAGTCGGTTATCTGGATCAATTGCCGTCAGATCTGGTCGCACCGCTGAACTTTGCTGATAAGTGCTTGAAAGTACGATCAGCCGTTGCAGTTTTTTCATTGAATCGGCGTTTCGCAATAAATAATCAGCCAGGTAATCAAGTAACTCCGGGTGGGATGGTTTTTCCCCACGAAGGCCAAAATCGTCTGTTGTTGCAACAATGCCCCTCCCAAACAACTTGGACCAGATCCAGTTCACCAGTACGCGACGGGAAAGGGGATTATTTTTTGAGATAATCCAGTTTGCAAGGTCCAATCGTGTCTGCGGTTGTTTTTCGGCAGGTGGAAGGATTTTTGGTGTGCCCGGAACCACTTCAACTCCTTTCCGGAGAAAATCACCCCGAATCAACAGGTGGGTGGGACGCGATTTGCCCATTGCTAAGGTGGGTGCCAGTGGATTGGGTGTTTTCTTATTTGCAGGTGGGGGCAATTTACCCAACAACGGTGATGTGGGGGCGGGAAGATCTTTTTCCACATCGTGATTAAAAAATGCAAATAATTGGTAGTACTCCCGCTGCGAAACAGGGTCATACTTGTGGTCGTGGCACTGGCAACACGCCATCGTCAAACCCAGAAACACCGTTGCAGTGGTATTGACGCGATCAACGACGGCTGCAACGCGAAATTCTTCCTGATCGACCCCGCCTTCTTTGTTAGTGAGGGTATTCCGATGGAAGCCCGTTGCAATCTGGTGCTGAATTGAACCACCAGGAATCAAATCACCAGCAAGTTGGTGGGTGACAAACTTGTCATATGGCAGGTCATTATTCAGTGCATCAATCAACCAATCGCGGAAACGCCAGGCCCACGGTCGTCCGGTATCTTTTTCGTATCCGTCCGAATCAGCATAGCGGGCAGCATCCAGCCAGTGTCTGGCCCACTTTTCACCATAATGGGGAGATGCCAACAGGGAATCCACAAAGTGCTCGTAAGCGAGAGGCCCATATCGTTCCTGGAAGGCGGCAATTTCCTGTTCAGTGGGAGTAAATCCCACCAGATCCAGCGAAACACGCCGAAAAAGAGTTGCATCGTTGGCACGAGGCGATGGTTGTATCTGCTGTGATTCTAATTTCGCAAGAACAAACGAATCGATTTCATTTTGTACCCACGCTTGTTGCCGCACAACAGGTGGGGGAACTGCTTTCACTGGTTGAAATGCCCAGTGGTTGGATTTAGAGGCACTTGCGGCATTCTTGGAAACCGTATCATCCCAGGCGGAACCCTGATCAATCCACGCACGCAGGATACCGATTTCTTTCGCCGATAGTGCGGGTCCTTCTGGGGGCATTTTGCTATCCGCATCTTGCCCTGCAACAAGATGAATCAGTCTGCTTTCACTGCTTTTGTTCGGTACATAAACCTTCCCTGTATCCCCACCAGCGTTCACAGATTCGCGAGTTTGCAGCGAAAACCCACCAGACTGCTTCGCTGCGTGGTGGCATTTGATGCAGTGTTGTTGAAAGATTGGCCAGACATCGCTGGCAAAATCTACCTTGCTGGTGCTGGCAGTTGGCAGTTTTGGAAGTGGCTTTTCTTCCGCCCAACTGCAGCAGATCACTGTGAGTACGCAAATCAGGGAGAGTTTCATACCACAATCCTTATCGTAAAGTTCGCACCTGTGCCAGCGAAGATAGAACAATCAACGTTGCCATAATCGTCGATCCAGGGTGCGGTAACTGATTGCTTCGGCAATATGGGCAGATGTAATGTTGTCACTGTCTTCCAGGTCTGCAATCGTTCTGGCAAGACGCAAAATTCGATCGTGGGCACGCGCTGATAATCCCAGTTGTTCCATTGCAGTCTGAAGGATCGTTTTTCCTTCTTCATCCAGTACGCAGTATTTGCGTAACTGCTTGGTATTCATCCGCGAATTGGTGATGCTGGAGCCAAGTCCGAAACGTTTTTCCTGCACTTCACGCGAACGATCCACACTTTCCCGCATCACTTCACTTTTTGTGCCATCCGCCTGTGCCGACAGTTCACCAAAGGCAACAGCAGGCACTTCAATGTGAATATCGATTCGATCCAGCAGAGGACCACTGATCCTGCCCATATATTTTTCGATCTGGATCGGTGAACATTTACAGACATGTTTCGGATCGCCCATATATCCACATGGACAGGGATTCATGCTGGCAACCAGAAGAAAATTTGCTGGAAAGGTGCTGGAATTTAATGCACGTGAAATCGTCACCTTTCCTTCTTCCAGTGGTTGCCTTAACACTTCAAGGCTACGGCGGTTAAATTCCGGCAGTTCGTCGAGAAAAAGTACCCCATGGTGGGCCAATGATATCTCGCCTGGGCCGGGTACATGGCCACCCCCCACCATTCCTGCATCGCTGATCGTATGGTGAGGCGACCGGAACGGTCTGGCAGTTAACAGAGATTCACCTGCAGGCAGTCTGCCAATGGCACTGTAGATTCGTGTGGTTTCCAGACTTTCATTCGGTGTCAGTGGGGGTAAGATTGTTGCCAGGCGTCTGGCAAGCATGGTTTTCCCTGTACCAGGGGAACCGATCATCAGGACATTGTGAAAGCCCGCAGCAGCTACCACCAGTGCTCGCTTTGCAGATTCCTGCCCACGCACATCAGAAAAATCGACATCATACCGATTCAGTTTCGGTGTGATATCTCCCATGCCACTTGGTGTGGGTTCAAAGGGAATTTTGCCTGTAATCAGCCCCACTGCATCGTTCAGTGCGGTAAAGCCAAACACTTCCACTTCTGGAACCACGGCAGCTTCACGGGCATTTGCCGCAGGAACGATCAATTTGCGAATCCCACGATCTCTGCAAGTGATCGCCATGGAAAGGGCACCTTTGATTGGTCTCAGCCCACCATCGAGCGAAAGTTCGCCAATACAGGCATATTGCTCCAGATCTTCCGGGCGAATTTGCCGCGTTGCTACCAGCAGGCCAAGCGCAATCGGTAAATCGAAGGCACTTGCTTCTTTTCTTAAATCTCCAGGTGCCAGATTGATGATGGTACGGCCTTCTGGCAGATGGAAATCCAGATTGCAGAGTGCCCGTTCGATC is part of the Zavarzinella sp. genome and harbors:
- a CDS encoding PSD1 and planctomycete cytochrome C domain-containing protein, giving the protein MKLSLICVLTVICCSWAEEKPLPKLPTASTSKVDFASDVWPIFQQHCIKCHHAAKQSGGFSLQTRESVNAGGDTGKVYVPNKSSESRLIHLVAGQDADSKMPPEGPALSAKEIGILRAWIDQGSAWDDTVSKNAASASKSNHWAFQPVKAVPPPVVRQQAWVQNEIDSFVLAKLESQQIQPSPRANDATLFRRVSLDLVGFTPTEQEIAAFQERYGPLAYEHFVDSLLASPHYGEKWARHWLDAARYADSDGYEKDTGRPWAWRFRDWLIDALNNDLPYDKFVTHQLAGDLIPGGSIQHQIATGFHRNTLTNKEGGVDQEEFRVAAVVDRVNTTATVFLGLTMACCQCHDHKYDPVSQREYYQLFAFFNHDVEKDLPAPTSPLLGKLPPPANKKTPNPLAPTLAMGKSRPTHLLIRGDFLRKGVEVVPGTPKILPPAEKQPQTRLDLANWIISKNNPLSRRVLVNWIWSKLFGRGIVATTDDFGLRGEKPSHPELLDYLADYLLRNADSMKKLQRLIVLSSTYQQSSAVRPDLTAIDPDNRLLARQSRVRLPAELLRDNALRSSGLLSQQIGGPSIRPPQPPGISELTYANSARWVESRGAERYQRGLYIWFQRTSPYPMLMTFDSPDGNVCAIKRERSNTPLQALTLLNDRVFVEAAHALARTLTTSDRSVLIPTMFASVLGRSPTAAELTRLDRFYTSAQQMLSSDQTKLTELLEQKTITPESVELGARFLLARVLFNLDEFVTRE
- a CDS encoding diadenylate cyclase, with the translated sequence MGIAKQTASLLDAARDIARAIPADAVLVLTEMNLDWNAVYSHLKGCKVLVATEEEALREKLRSNPDLDLIELDREPVPQRERLSLALLKAVTTGHLKPGSHLVVVYNGIATPEDLPEPIDSISLIHLSEHLEQMTLQDLRELQTGIPVETLRLVINLCTEIGREGREGKPVGTIMVVGDTRKVLSMSRPLNYNPFKGYSKEDRDLRRKWVRESIKDLAQLDGAILIDADGCAVAGCLSLETDKKGLDVGKGFGTRHLAAAGISKKANCVAMCVSQSSGTLRIYYEGKEVMHIEPLNRPHIWQPLRIEALEEPNMPNTDDNAPPSVN
- a CDS encoding YifB family Mg chelatase-like AAA ATPase is translated as MLAKLNTFALVGIDAVPVEIEVDNTPSSMPKTVLVGLPEAAVRESVHRIERALCNLDFHLPEGRTIINLAPGDLRKEASAFDLPIALGLLVATRQIRPEDLEQYACIGELSLDGGLRPIKGALSMAITCRDRGIRKLIVPAANAREAAVVPEVEVFGFTALNDAVGLITGKIPFEPTPSGMGDITPKLNRYDVDFSDVRGQESAKRALVVAAAGFHNVLMIGSPGTGKTMLARRLATILPPLTPNESLETTRIYSAIGRLPAGESLLTARPFRSPHHTISDAGMVGGGHVPGPGEISLAHHGVLFLDELPEFNRRSLEVLRQPLEEGKVTISRALNSSTFPANFLLVASMNPCPCGYMGDPKHVCKCSPIQIEKYMGRISGPLLDRIDIHIEVPAVAFGELSAQADGTKSEVMRESVDRSREVQEKRFGLGSSITNSRMNTKQLRKYCVLDEEGKTILQTAMEQLGLSARAHDRILRLARTIADLEDSDNITSAHIAEAISYRTLDRRLWQR
- a CDS encoding SCO family protein, with amino-acid sequence MLNRLLIPPLIVGFLFLISCDDTSPRTASSLPPREDPGYIVPAFTLTERSGKQVTREDLRGKIWLAGFVFTRCTGPCPQVSATMAQLQTKLKDVSAFRLVTFTVDPVRDQPEELKKYAENFRADADRWLFLTGKEETIQKLLDEGFHIHADRVPNAKPGEEYDHSTKLMVVDHAGVVRGVFDGIRSPSSANAEQEYNDNLAAIEALVRKLNHRE
- a CDS encoding alpha/beta hydrolase; this translates as MYKQIFMVFSLFFILNGQIFAQRPAQKNYPPDLPGSKEITYKTVGETTLKLYMYTPKDHSPNQPRMAVVFFFGGGWSSGTPKQFEQQCLTLAKHGYVAITVDYRVASRHQVKPTECVADAKSAIRYVRSHAKVLGILPNKIVAAGGSAGGHLAASTALLPGLDDPKDDKNVSSVPNAVVMFNPAVIIAPVVDFNEKTFGGNRDAKSLGCEPKAISPFHHVGKNLPPMIIFHGKGDTTVPYRTVELFQEEMKKFPGNRCELVGYEGQPHGFFNYGRNENKYYEDTTQKMLKFLETLEK
- the lipA gene encoding lipoyl synthase → MLQLPLLDQETSTPSRHRLPAWLKRPLPKGNENFFTQNLLDDLNLETVCENARCPNRPECYSRRTATFMILGNVCTRPCGFCSTPRGVTEEIQDDEPARVAEAALRLGLKHVVITSVTRDDLEDGGAEHFYRCILEVRKRTGSAVEVLTPDFMGNRQAIDRVIQATPEVYNHNLETVPRLYRKVRGRADYQRSLDLLKQVKDTNPGIITKTGLMLGIGETIEELFDVIADVRAIECDVLTLGQYLAPTLKHIPVARFLEPAEFDEIAHRARKFGFKQVVAGPFVRSSYHADEMVDHLQTQPSDSSCSS
- a CDS encoding DMT family protein — its product is MSPIVKFVVLLTFSNLFMTFAWYAHLKEMNQKPWILAALFSWGIALFEYLLQVPANRIGHTALNVGQLKMVQEVITLMVFIPFSVFYLKEQLRWDYLWAALCLCCAVFFVFRTKLFS